Proteins from one Hoplias malabaricus isolate fHopMal1 chromosome 2, fHopMal1.hap1, whole genome shotgun sequence genomic window:
- the LOC136687655 gene encoding uncharacterized protein isoform X1: MDRETVKMNEYEETGNRVEPSQWLKTEDVYQTLNQPPPSVKMTHTPHGALRSSRSLMVLLTFNTLLLIVILILIGIFISAGRKDQSISSEPREELWHLHGNMFYLFWDAEGSCSDATQFCNDRDSEIAELTHENRDWILLRVKGKKLWMNTELIKDGNLKEMLYPCPQDPEESDSGHAGSVEGWVCATRPHRRWRGDGLNWPFYLGERERDFDWFDHKEDGSTPGTSLHTTVNTTDHPEVLTFIHHHSEKDDLFNHWLDYDFRYFDIPTLEEAETPVTDPPSPLLMDPETTASSAEPVPFLKTFPPLLVPLSVSLLRLIYI; encoded by the exons atggacagagagacagtgaag atgaatGAATATGAGGAGACAGGGAACCGAGTGGAACCCTCTCAGTGGCTGAAGACTGAGGACGTTTATCAGACTCTCAATCAGCCGCCTCCATCAGTGAAgatgacacacactccacacg GAGCCCTGAGGAGCAGCAGGTCACTGATGGTGCTGCTGACCTTCAACACCCTGTTATTGATCGTCATATTGATCCTGATTGGAATCTTCA TTTCAGCTGGAAGAAAAGATCAAAGCATCAGCTCTG AgccaagggaggagctgtggcatctccatggcaacatgttttatttattctggGATGCCGAGGGAAGCTGTTCTGATGCAACCCAGTTCTGTAACGACAGGGACTCAGAAATCGCAGAACTTACCCACGAGAACCGA gacTGGATACTGCTGCGGGTGAAGGGGAAGAAGCTGTGGATGAACACT GAGCTGATCAAAGACGGGAACCTGAAGGAGATGCTGTATCCATGTCCTCAAGACCCAGAAGAGTCAGACTCAGGACACGCAGGGAGCGTGGAGGGCTGGGTGTGTGCCACCAGACCCCATAGAAGATGGAGGGGGGATGGTTTAAATTGGCCTTTTTACCtcggggagagggagagagattttGATTGGTTTGATCACAAAG AAGACGGAAGTACTCCTGGAACATCTCTTCACACCACGGTGAACACCACTGATCATCCAGAAGTTCTCACCTTCATACACCATCATAGTGAGAAAGACGATCTCTTTAACCACTGGTTAGACTATGACTTTCGTTATTTTGACATCCCGACCCTTGAGGAAGCTGAGACCCCTGTAACAGACCCCCCCTCACCTCTGCTCATGGACCCTGAGACCACTGCATCTTCAGCCGAGCCTGTTCCCTTCCTGAAGACGTTCCCTCCTCTCCTCGTTccactctctgtgtctctgctgcGTCTGATCTATATCTGA
- the LOC136687655 gene encoding uncharacterized protein isoform X2, with translation MVLLTFNTLLLIVILILIGIFISAGRKDQSISSEPREELWHLHGNMFYLFWDAEGSCSDATQFCNDRDSEIAELTHENRDWILLRVKGKKLWMNTELIKDGNLKEMLYPCPQDPEESDSGHAGSVEGWVCATRPHRRWRGDGLNWPFYLGERERDFDWFDHKEDGSTPGTSLHTTVNTTDHPEVLTFIHHHSEKDDLFNHWLDYDFRYFDIPTLEEAETPVTDPPSPLLMDPETTASSAEPVPFLKTFPPLLVPLSVSLLRLIYI, from the exons ATGGTGCTGCTGACCTTCAACACCCTGTTATTGATCGTCATATTGATCCTGATTGGAATCTTCA TTTCAGCTGGAAGAAAAGATCAAAGCATCAGCTCTG AgccaagggaggagctgtggcatctccatggcaacatgttttatttattctggGATGCCGAGGGAAGCTGTTCTGATGCAACCCAGTTCTGTAACGACAGGGACTCAGAAATCGCAGAACTTACCCACGAGAACCGA gacTGGATACTGCTGCGGGTGAAGGGGAAGAAGCTGTGGATGAACACT GAGCTGATCAAAGACGGGAACCTGAAGGAGATGCTGTATCCATGTCCTCAAGACCCAGAAGAGTCAGACTCAGGACACGCAGGGAGCGTGGAGGGCTGGGTGTGTGCCACCAGACCCCATAGAAGATGGAGGGGGGATGGTTTAAATTGGCCTTTTTACCtcggggagagggagagagattttGATTGGTTTGATCACAAAG AAGACGGAAGTACTCCTGGAACATCTCTTCACACCACGGTGAACACCACTGATCATCCAGAAGTTCTCACCTTCATACACCATCATAGTGAGAAAGACGATCTCTTTAACCACTGGTTAGACTATGACTTTCGTTATTTTGACATCCCGACCCTTGAGGAAGCTGAGACCCCTGTAACAGACCCCCCCTCACCTCTGCTCATGGACCCTGAGACCACTGCATCTTCAGCCGAGCCTGTTCCCTTCCTGAAGACGTTCCCTCCTCTCCTCGTTccactctctgtgtctctgctgcGTCTGATCTATATCTGA